In Babylonia areolata isolate BAREFJ2019XMU chromosome 10, ASM4173473v1, whole genome shotgun sequence, the following proteins share a genomic window:
- the LOC143286791 gene encoding 2-amino-3-ketobutyrate coenzyme A ligase, mitochondrial-like, translating to MQTSLVFRPGIFRNVAPRVSAWHRRSSAMADSRAILAGEISAIKEAGTWKSERVIVSAQGPTISVQGQTKGILNFCANNYLGLSSHPAVIEAGKKALDTHGAGLSSVRFICGTQDIHKELEEKIARFHGKEDAILYISCFDANAGIFEVLLTPDDAVISDELNHASIIDGIRLCKAQRLRYKHRDMGDLEAQLKGSMQQRQRLIVTDGVFSMDGNVAPLRDICNLADQYNALVFTDECHATGFFGKTGRGTEEYFELDGKVDIINSTLGKALGGAAGGYTTGPKQLIDLLRQRSRPYLFSNTLPPPVVACASKAFDLVMENQDLPKKVLANTTRFRSRMNDAGFTVSGDPEHPICPVMLGDARLASEFADKMLEQGIYVIGFSYPVVPKGKARIRVQISASHSEQDIDRAVDAFIRIGKELKVVSP from the exons ATGCAGACTTCTTTGGTTTTTCGTCCAG GAATTTTCAGAAATGTTGCTCCACGTGTGTCTGCATGGCACAGACGTTCATCAGCAATGGCCGATTCCAGAGCCATTCTGGCAGGGGAGATAAGTGCCATCAAAGAGGCAGGTACATGGAAGTCAGAACGAGTCATTGTGTCAGCTCAAGGACCCACAATCAGCGTCCAGGGGCAAACCAAAGGCATTCTGAACTTCTGTGCCAACAACTACCTCGGTCTCTCA AGCCATCCTGCAGTGATTGAAGCAGGGAAGAAAGCTCTGGATACGCATGGAGCTGGTCTCAGCTCTGTCAGGTTCATCTGCGGCACTCag GATATACACAAAGAGCTGGAAGAAAAGATAGCCCGTTTCCATGGGAAGGAGGATGCCATTTTATACATCAGTTGTTTTGATGCAAATGCTGGCATCTTTGAAGTGCTTTTGACTCCGGATGATGCGGTTATCTCCGATGAGCTCAACCATGCCTCCATCATTGATGGTATTCGTCTCTGCAAGGCTCAGCGACTGAGATACAAGCACAGAGACATGGGAG ACCTGGAGGCTCAGCTGAAGGGCAGCATGCAACAGCGACAGCGCCTCATTGTTACTGATGGTGTTTTCAGCATGGACGGCAATGTTGCTCCCCTCAG GGATATTTGCAATCTGGCAGATCAGTACAATGCTCTTGTTTTCACCGATGAGTGCCATGCCACAGGGTTTTTTGGCAAAACTGGAAG AGGCACAGAAGAGTACTTTGAACTGGACGGAAAAGTTGACATCATCAACTCCACTCTTGGCAAGGCACTTGGTGGTGCTgctg GGGGCTACACAACAGGTCCAAAACAGCTGATTGATCTCCTGCGACAGAGGTCACGACCCTACCTGTTCTCCAACACCTTGCCTCCACCTGTCGTTGCCTGTGCCAGCAAG GCGTTTGATCTTGTGATGGAAAACCAGGACTTGCCAAAGAAAGTGCTTGCTAATACCACCCGCTTCCGGTCTCGGATGAATGACGCTGGTTTTACAGTGTCT GGGGACCCGGAGCACCCTATCTGCCCCGTAATGCTGGGTGATGCTCGTCTGGCTTCTGAGTTTGCTGATAAAATGCTGG AGCAAGGCATCTACGTGATTGGGTTCAGCTATCCTGTGGTGCCCAAGGGCAAAGCTCGAATCCGGGTTCAGATCTCAGCATCCCACAGTGAGCAGGACATCGACAGGGCTGTAGACGCCTTTATCAGAATTGGAAAAGAGCTGAAAGTCGTCTCTCCCTGA